A DNA window from Candidatus Zixiibacteriota bacterium contains the following coding sequences:
- a CDS encoding lytic transglycosylase domain-containing protein translates to MIHFEKLGIYLSKPVAFILLLIYLVQSSLALYLVKNKFDLEKQVSFQQKKITELEEKLQLYKAIEDFQIGFTPDEVGNLTNVIYSESKKYSYDPLFIVSIIIAESSFKKHQVSEKGASGLMQLKPSTGADAATRAGVPWVGAPTLFESEANIKLGTYYLFEQILKHRDLKKALIAYNIGETKLRGIMRQNLPLPRQYVEKVMQTYKMLKETYRA, encoded by the coding sequence ATGATACACTTTGAGAAACTGGGCATCTATCTGTCCAAGCCGGTAGCATTCATTCTGTTGCTCATTTATCTGGTCCAGTCGTCCCTGGCGCTATATCTGGTGAAGAACAAGTTCGATCTGGAGAAACAGGTATCCTTTCAACAGAAGAAGATTACCGAGCTGGAAGAAAAATTGCAGTTGTACAAAGCGATCGAGGATTTTCAGATCGGGTTTACACCCGATGAAGTGGGGAACCTTACCAATGTCATTTATAGCGAGAGCAAGAAGTACAGCTACGACCCGCTGTTCATCGTGTCGATAATCATCGCCGAATCCTCGTTCAAGAAACACCAGGTATCCGAAAAGGGCGCCTCCGGGTTGATGCAGCTCAAACCGTCGACCGGCGCCGATGCCGCTACGCGTGCAGGTGTGCCGTGGGTCGGAGCCCCCACGCTGTTCGAGTCGGAAGCGAACATCAAGCTGGGCACCTATTATCTGTTCGAGCAGATTCTGAAACACCGGGACCTGAAAAAGGCGCTTATCGCGTATAATATCGGCGAGACAAAACTGCGCGGCATCATGAGACAGAACCTGCCGCTTCCCCGTCAGTATGTTGAGAAGGTGATGCAGACGTACAAGATGCTAAAGGAGACCTACCGGGCGTGA
- the rimO gene encoding 30S ribosomal protein S12 methylthiotransferase RimO gives MKFFVHKLGCPKNDVDADYISARLIDEGHEPAGSPEEAESIIVNTCGFILPAKQESVNELLRLGRLKKSGQLRTLYAAGCLAQRNGDELLKGMPELDGSFGLGALDSIAQAVSSSRRTDTTVKMESRKLGYLSWKNRFIADSLPYSYLKISDGCDRGCTYCAIPLMRGKFRSRPMEGVVREAEYLARNGKKELILVSQEATMYGYGLPGRPTIVDLLKELEQIDGVEWIRLMYLHPAMLDDKVINYLLSGTKTLPYFDLPLQHVNSALLRNMHRQIDRPGIQRLLSNIRDKGAPATIRTTFIVGFPGETEVQFEELRDFIADQQFDRLGVFTYSREDDTPAAQLAGQVPEETKVRRMDELMTVQRDIAFANNQALIGSELAVVIDSVTAEGAGTGRTKADCPDIDQEVTVRGHDLKTGDIVKVKIDRVEGYDLVGTVIAG, from the coding sequence ATGAAGTTTTTCGTGCATAAGCTGGGGTGTCCTAAGAATGACGTCGACGCCGACTACATCTCGGCGAGGCTCATTGACGAAGGGCATGAACCGGCCGGTTCGCCGGAAGAGGCGGAGTCAATCATCGTCAACACGTGCGGTTTCATCCTGCCCGCCAAGCAGGAGTCCGTCAACGAGCTTCTCCGGCTCGGCCGCCTAAAGAAAAGCGGACAACTGAGAACGCTGTATGCTGCCGGCTGCCTGGCTCAACGGAACGGCGACGAACTTCTGAAGGGGATGCCCGAACTGGACGGCTCGTTCGGTCTCGGAGCACTGGATTCGATTGCCCAGGCAGTGTCGAGTTCCCGGCGCACCGACACAACGGTCAAGATGGAGTCGCGCAAACTCGGATACCTGAGCTGGAAGAACCGATTCATCGCCGACTCACTTCCATATTCGTATCTCAAAATTTCGGACGGCTGTGACCGTGGCTGTACTTACTGTGCCATACCGCTTATGCGTGGGAAATTCCGAAGTCGCCCGATGGAAGGGGTTGTTCGTGAAGCGGAGTATCTGGCGCGAAACGGCAAAAAGGAACTCATTCTGGTATCCCAGGAAGCCACCATGTATGGCTACGGCTTGCCTGGACGGCCAACAATCGTCGACCTCTTGAAAGAGCTGGAGCAAATAGACGGGGTGGAGTGGATTCGGCTCATGTACCTTCACCCGGCAATGCTCGATGATAAAGTCATCAATTACCTGCTTTCTGGAACGAAGACGTTGCCATATTTCGATCTGCCCCTGCAGCATGTCAACAGCGCGCTCCTCAGGAACATGCACAGGCAGATCGACAGGCCAGGCATCCAGCGATTACTCTCGAACATTCGTGACAAAGGTGCGCCTGCAACCATCCGGACCACCTTCATAGTCGGGTTCCCCGGCGAGACAGAGGTGCAATTCGAGGAGCTTCGCGACTTTATTGCCGATCAGCAGTTCGATCGTTTGGGTGTGTTTACATACTCCCGGGAAGATGACACACCGGCGGCTCAACTCGCTGGGCAGGTCCCTGAAGAAACGAAAGTACGAAGAATGGACGAATTGATGACGGTCCAGAGGGACATTGCGTTCGCCAATAATCAGGCACTTATCGGAAGCGAGTTAGCCGTTGTGATCGACTCCGTTACAGCAGAAGGCGCCGGCACGGGGCGTACGAAGGCGGATTGCCCCGACATCGACCAGGAAGTTACGGTGCGGGGTCACGATCTCAAGACAGGCGATATCGTGAAGGTAAAGATCGACAGGGTCGAGGGATATGATCTTGTGGGAACTGTTATTGCGGGGTGA
- the bamD gene encoding outer membrane protein assembly factor BamD yields MTKLSHSIQVLLLVGAAMIMFAGCGGKTTLVSQQPDELFKIGKEKYDHKKYLGAIEAFQSVIYNFPGNSIVDTAQYYLALSYYGNKDYALGGVEFNRLLVNYPASVYAPHAQFMKAVCAFESTPRSSGLDQTELEDAIRQFEEFLVDRPESVLAPDVKKYLVLARTRMAQKYYNSGVVYSNTGAADAAKRYYQKVADDYTDTEYAPLAIFNIAREEYKQRHFDEARQKFEGFQKAFPDHALTPKAADLAVTSAFKSGEESFRKGDMAAAREKFERFVKDYSQDKRVKKADEYLQKIGERVLSDSTGVKTDS; encoded by the coding sequence GTGACGAAACTCAGCCATTCGATTCAGGTACTGCTTCTCGTGGGGGCAGCGATGATTATGTTCGCCGGGTGCGGCGGTAAGACAACGCTTGTCAGTCAACAACCGGACGAGTTATTCAAAATCGGCAAAGAGAAGTATGATCACAAGAAGTATCTCGGCGCAATTGAGGCATTTCAGTCGGTCATCTACAATTTCCCGGGCAATTCGATTGTCGATACGGCTCAGTACTATCTGGCACTCTCGTATTATGGGAACAAGGACTATGCGCTCGGCGGGGTGGAGTTCAATCGCCTGCTGGTCAATTACCCGGCCTCCGTGTACGCGCCGCACGCGCAATTCATGAAGGCCGTGTGCGCGTTCGAGTCGACGCCCAGGAGTTCAGGTCTTGACCAGACTGAACTCGAGGATGCCATAAGGCAATTCGAGGAGTTTCTGGTCGATCGCCCGGAATCAGTGCTGGCACCTGACGTGAAAAAATACCTGGTTCTTGCTCGCACTCGCATGGCCCAGAAATACTATAACAGCGGAGTCGTGTATTCCAATACCGGCGCGGCCGACGCCGCCAAGCGATATTATCAGAAAGTGGCGGATGATTACACCGACACCGAATACGCACCCTTGGCGATTTTCAATATCGCGCGTGAAGAGTACAAGCAGCGACATTTCGACGAAGCCCGGCAGAAGTTCGAGGGGTTCCAGAAGGCATTTCCAGACCATGCGTTGACGCCAAAAGCGGCCGACTTGGCGGTCACCAGCGCCTTCAAGAGCGGCGAAGAGTCCTTTCGAAAGGGGGACATGGCGGCGGCGCGCGAGAAGTTTGAACGATTCGTGAAGGACTATTCCCAGGATAAGCGCGTCAAGAAAGCCGACGAATACCTGCAGAAGATTGGCGAACGGGTGCTCAGTGACTCAACCGGCGTCAAAACTGACTCCTGA
- the nadD gene encoding nicotinate (nicotinamide) nucleotide adenylyltransferase gives MTQPASKLTPETGGSWGLFGGAFDPVHLGHLALARDMTKSQHLSGILFIPSFDPPHRKEPCFAPFDQRLDMLQVALAEHPAYDVSTVEAEMAEPSYTLNVVRTLKKRYPATRFHLILGADNLAKFSSWYRPDEILKEIDLLVGARPGFDKPLPLPAPIERVTYVSASLVDVSSSQIRKFVAAGASLGQLTALVPGVVAEMIITRGLYR, from the coding sequence GTGACTCAACCGGCGTCAAAACTGACTCCTGAAACCGGCGGCAGCTGGGGTTTGTTCGGAGGGGCGTTCGACCCGGTCCATTTGGGGCATCTGGCGCTCGCCCGCGACATGACGAAATCGCAGCACCTTTCAGGTATTCTGTTTATCCCGTCGTTTGACCCTCCACATCGCAAGGAGCCCTGCTTTGCCCCGTTCGATCAGCGACTCGATATGCTGCAAGTTGCTCTGGCTGAGCACCCGGCGTATGACGTCAGCACTGTCGAAGCGGAAATGGCTGAACCGAGCTACACGCTCAACGTGGTGCGCACACTCAAAAAGCGATACCCGGCGACCCGGTTTCATCTTATTCTGGGTGCTGACAACCTGGCCAAGTTCAGCAGTTGGTATCGACCCGATGAGATACTCAAGGAGATAGATCTGCTGGTGGGGGCACGTCCGGGGTTCGACAAACCATTACCGCTCCCGGCGCCGATTGAACGCGTAACATATGTGTCCGCAAGTCTTGTCGATGTCTCCTCGAGCCAGATTCGCAAGTTCGTTGCGGCAGGCGCCTCGCTTGGTCAACTCACGGCACTGGTTCCGGGAGTAGTAGCGGAGATGATCATTACACGCGGTTTATATCGATGA